A genomic segment from Paraburkholderia hayleyella encodes:
- a CDS encoding YadA-like family protein: MNRIYRTIWSAATQTWAVASELAKAGSEGSPGKDKNKDADRHSRKKRVALATSIALASGMAGVASNDAWASDVSDDSSGGYTETRNESDVPGYHPTEAGNTVQHAAQRTAQRTAQHAAQNPAPSTVTGNLKSAVTNSPAVANSTKALADAATAGFSRPAASAPVAHMLAASPPPLSDFMMLSTNVDGGATNITTGVTNSMTIGPRSTVKGSYSMAVGIGAAVNMDNGTALGRDATVVDKDGTAIGMMATTGLGSVGAVAIGKLANAVGANSLAIGTGSTANGVNSLALGTKALTSAANAIALGTNSLADRESVVSVGNATVQRQIINMAAGTQAHDAVNVDQFKGVVSALGGGAALDASGSVKAPAYTVAGSTYNNIGAALNAAAGASQPDAVVYDSSAHDKLTLGGGATGAVITNLGAGKLAADSSDAVNGAQLFSTNQDVGRLNSTVDKLRRGKDGLIQQDSVSRNFFVAGALDGEAVDFSGIAGVRELTGVMAGKADTSAANVGQLKGVAASLGGGAGFDANGAFHSPTYTVQGGQQTSVDGALGALDNSVSSLATQINGAGLGIVAQNPVSRDITVGATADGTRINFAGTAGSRVLAGVRAGGVSAASDEAINGAQLYANASSMAAMMGGGAAVNPDGTFSKPVFTLGGTTLNNVGDALSQLDGRVSKNSSDITTLQTTVNTGGGRALNAVQYDSAAHDKVTFGNAGGSKVKLTHLDDGELSANSTDAVTGGQLFRTNQRVDTLTGVVQNTMTTGSASIAEGPVDAAIGKRPAVATEAGSVALGNGSVADQANTVSVGAAGNERRIVHVGDAQQPTDAVNLRQYQQGLAGVARHAYAGVAAATALTMIPDVDLGRTIAVGVSTANYRGYQAGALGISARVNPNIKVKVGAGLSASGSSVGGGASYQW; the protein is encoded by the coding sequence GTGAACAGGATTTACCGGACGATCTGGAGCGCTGCAACACAGACATGGGCTGTCGCGTCGGAACTGGCCAAGGCGGGTTCAGAGGGCAGTCCTGGCAAAGACAAAAACAAAGACGCCGATCGTCACAGCCGGAAAAAACGCGTGGCGCTTGCCACGTCCATAGCGCTTGCATCCGGTATGGCTGGGGTTGCTTCCAACGATGCATGGGCGAGCGATGTAAGCGACGATTCCTCCGGCGGCTATACCGAGACCCGCAACGAAAGCGATGTGCCGGGCTATCACCCGACGGAAGCCGGCAATACGGTTCAACATGCGGCTCAACGCACGGCTCAACGCACGGCTCAACACGCAGCTCAAAACCCCGCGCCCAGCACGGTGACAGGCAATCTGAAGAGCGCCGTGACCAATTCGCCTGCCGTGGCGAACAGCACGAAAGCCCTGGCCGATGCGGCGACGGCCGGCTTCTCGCGCCCGGCGGCAAGTGCACCTGTCGCGCATATGCTGGCCGCATCGCCTCCACCGTTGTCGGATTTCATGATGTTGAGCACGAATGTTGATGGCGGGGCCACCAACATCACAACCGGCGTCACGAATTCGATGACAATCGGGCCCAGATCTACAGTGAAAGGCTCGTATTCCATGGCCGTCGGGATTGGCGCTGCGGTGAACATGGACAACGGAACCGCTCTTGGGCGAGATGCGACCGTGGTCGATAAGGATGGAACGGCAATCGGGATGATGGCGACAACGGGTCTGGGCTCAGTTGGCGCTGTAGCGATCGGCAAGCTGGCCAATGCGGTTGGCGCGAACTCGCTGGCCATCGGCACCGGGTCTACCGCGAACGGCGTCAACTCACTGGCGTTAGGGACGAAAGCTCTGACGTCAGCTGCAAACGCAATTGCGCTCGGGACGAATTCGCTGGCTGACCGGGAGAGCGTAGTTTCCGTTGGCAACGCCACCGTACAGCGGCAAATCATCAACATGGCGGCGGGCACGCAGGCCCATGATGCCGTGAACGTTGACCAGTTCAAAGGCGTGGTTTCAGCGCTCGGCGGCGGGGCCGCGCTGGATGCGAGCGGTAGCGTCAAGGCGCCTGCCTATACGGTGGCGGGTAGCACGTATAACAACATAGGCGCCGCGCTGAACGCGGCGGCAGGAGCGAGCCAGCCGGATGCCGTGGTGTACGACTCTTCCGCTCACGACAAGCTGACGCTGGGCGGTGGCGCGACGGGCGCCGTGATCACCAATCTCGGGGCGGGCAAGTTGGCGGCGGACAGCAGTGATGCGGTCAATGGGGCGCAACTCTTCAGCACCAACCAGGACGTTGGCCGTCTCAACTCGACTGTGGACAAACTCCGCAGGGGCAAGGATGGCCTGATTCAGCAAGATTCGGTGAGCCGAAACTTCTTCGTGGCGGGCGCGCTGGACGGCGAGGCGGTGGATTTTTCCGGTATCGCGGGCGTGCGTGAGCTAACCGGCGTGATGGCGGGCAAGGCGGATACGTCTGCGGCCAACGTCGGTCAGCTCAAGGGTGTGGCGGCCTCGTTGGGCGGTGGGGCAGGTTTCGATGCCAATGGCGCGTTCCACTCGCCGACTTACACCGTGCAGGGTGGCCAGCAAACCTCGGTCGACGGGGCGCTCGGTGCGCTTGATAACAGCGTGTCTTCGCTGGCAACGCAGATCAACGGTGCGGGTCTCGGGATCGTGGCGCAAAACCCGGTGAGCCGCGATATCACTGTGGGTGCGACGGCGGATGGCACGCGTATCAATTTCGCGGGCACGGCGGGAAGCCGCGTGCTGGCCGGGGTTCGCGCAGGCGGCGTCAGTGCGGCTAGCGATGAGGCGATCAACGGTGCGCAACTGTATGCCAATGCCAGCAGCATGGCTGCGATGATGGGCGGTGGCGCGGCGGTCAATCCCGATGGCACGTTCAGCAAGCCGGTATTCACGCTGGGCGGTACGACGCTCAATAACGTGGGTGACGCGCTCAGCCAGCTCGACGGACGCGTGAGCAAAAATAGCAGCGACATCACCACGTTGCAGACAACCGTCAACACGGGCGGGGGGCGCGCCCTCAATGCCGTGCAATACGATTCAGCGGCGCATGACAAGGTCACATTCGGCAATGCGGGCGGCTCGAAGGTCAAGCTGACACATCTGGATGACGGCGAACTGTCGGCTAACAGCACCGATGCGGTGACCGGCGGACAACTCTTCAGGACGAACCAACGCGTGGATACCTTGACGGGTGTGGTGCAGAACACGATGACCACGGGTTCCGCATCTATTGCGGAAGGGCCCGTGGATGCCGCCATCGGCAAGAGGCCCGCTGTGGCGACAGAAGCCGGATCGGTCGCGCTGGGCAATGGTTCGGTGGCGGATCAGGCCAATACGGTGTCCGTGGGCGCGGCGGGTAACGAACGCCGCATCGTGCACGTTGGCGATGCCCAGCAACCTACGGATGCTGTCAATCTGCGGCAGTACCAGCAAGGGCTCGCGGGCGTCGCGCGCCACGCTTACGCGGGCGTGGCAGCGGCCACCGCGCTGACGATGATTCCCGATGTCGATCTGGGACGCACCATCGCGGTTGGCGTGAGCACCGCGAATTACCGCGGTTACCAGGCCGGAGCGCTGGGGATCTCGGCGCGCGTCAACCCCAATATCAAGGTGAAAGTGGGCGCGGGCCTCAGTGCGTCGGGCTCGTCGGTTGGCGGCGGTGCATCGTATCAATGGTGA
- the fliP gene encoding flagellar type III secretion system pore protein FliP (The bacterial flagellar biogenesis protein FliP forms a type III secretion system (T3SS)-type pore required for flagellar assembly.), with translation MQRARRFLALSRLLPVLSLAGLVLVLVLVLGLTLPALAHAQAGGLPAFNASPGPNGSTTYSLSVQTMLLLTMLSFLPAMVLMMTSFTRIIIVLSLLRQALGTATTPPNQVLVGLTMFLTFFVMSPVLNKAYTEGYKPFSEGALPMEQAFARGIAPFKSFMLRQTRETDLALFAGIAHAEPMQGPEDVPLSLLVPAFITSELKTGFQIGFTIFIPFLIIDMVVASVLMSMGMMMVSPSTIALPFKLMLFVLVDGWQLLIGSLAQSFV, from the coding sequence ATGCAGCGGGCCCGCCGTTTTCTTGCGCTGTCGCGCCTGCTGCCAGTGCTTAGCCTTGCGGGCCTGGTGCTAGTCCTGGTGCTGGTCCTTGGCCTGACCCTGCCCGCGCTGGCCCATGCGCAGGCCGGTGGTTTGCCGGCCTTCAATGCCAGCCCGGGCCCGAATGGCAGCACCACCTATTCGCTGAGCGTGCAGACGATGCTGCTGCTCACGATGCTGTCGTTTCTGCCCGCGATGGTGCTCATGATGACCAGCTTCACGCGCATCATCATCGTGCTCTCACTGCTGCGTCAGGCGCTGGGCACGGCCACCACACCGCCCAACCAGGTACTCGTCGGACTCACGATGTTTTTGACGTTCTTCGTCATGTCGCCGGTGCTCAACAAGGCCTACACCGAAGGCTACAAACCGTTTTCCGAAGGCGCCTTGCCGATGGAGCAGGCGTTCGCGCGTGGCATCGCGCCCTTCAAGAGCTTCATGCTGCGGCAAACCCGCGAGACCGATCTGGCGCTGTTCGCGGGCATCGCGCATGCCGAGCCGATGCAAGGCCCCGAAGACGTACCGCTCTCGCTGCTGGTTCCGGCGTTTATCACGAGCGAGCTGAAAACCGGCTTCCAGATCGGTTTTACGATCTTCATTCCGTTTCTGATTATCGACATGGTGGTGGCCAGCGTCCTGATGTCGATGGGGATGATGATGGTGTCGCCCTCCACCATCGCCTTGCCGTTCAAGCTCATGCTGTTCGTGCTGGTAGATGGCTGGCAATTGCTCATCGGCTCGCTGGCGCAAAGCTTTGTCTGA
- the flgJ gene encoding flagellar assembly peptidoglycan hydrolase FlgJ has protein sequence MSSDPNQIANDLSQRFALDVQGFAKMRAQAVASPQAGIKAAAKQFDAVFVQMMLKSMRDATPSEGPFDSRDSAAYTSMLDQQLAQQMSAKGVGVADAMLKQLMRNAGGAMGTAGADGAMGDTNAGNVAAMNALAKAYGNAAATNALGASGMVQGKGYSANSALTPAVGATLGGDTAPHVTAFVDKLAGAAQSASAATGIPARFIVGQAALESGWGKREIMRTDGSTSHNVFGIKAGKGWSGPTVATTTTEYVNGQPRRTVEKFRAYGSYAEAMTDYASLLKNNPRYAQVLDAGQDVHGFAHGMQRAGYATDPQYARKLISIMQKLG, from the coding sequence ATGAGCAGCGATCCGAATCAAATTGCCAATGATCTAAGCCAGCGTTTTGCACTCGATGTGCAAGGTTTCGCCAAAATGCGCGCGCAAGCCGTTGCGTCACCGCAAGCGGGAATCAAGGCTGCCGCGAAGCAGTTCGATGCGGTGTTTGTGCAGATGATGCTCAAGAGCATGCGTGATGCAACGCCATCGGAGGGCCCGTTCGATTCGCGCGATAGCGCGGCCTACACCTCGATGCTGGATCAGCAGCTCGCGCAGCAGATGTCGGCCAAAGGCGTCGGCGTGGCCGATGCGATGCTCAAACAGTTGATGCGCAATGCAGGCGGTGCGATGGGCACGGCTGGAGCCGATGGGGCGATGGGCGATACCAACGCAGGCAACGTCGCGGCGATGAATGCTCTCGCCAAGGCATATGGCAATGCGGCAGCAACGAATGCATTGGGCGCATCGGGCATGGTCCAGGGCAAAGGTTATTCGGCCAATAGCGCGCTCACCCCTGCCGTTGGCGCCACGCTTGGCGGCGATACCGCACCGCATGTCACGGCTTTCGTGGACAAGCTGGCGGGTGCGGCACAAAGCGCGAGTGCCGCGACGGGCATTCCCGCACGTTTTATCGTCGGCCAGGCAGCGCTCGAATCAGGCTGGGGCAAGCGCGAAATCATGCGCACCGATGGCTCGACGAGCCACAACGTTTTCGGCATTAAAGCAGGTAAGGGCTGGAGTGGGCCGACTGTCGCTACGACGACGACCGAATATGTGAACGGCCAGCCGCGCCGCACGGTGGAGAAATTCCGTGCGTATGGCTCATATGCCGAAGCCATGACGGATTACGCCAGTTTGCTCAAGAACAATCCGCGCTACGCCCAGGTGCTGGACGCGGGCCAGGACGTACATGGTTTTGCGCATGGCATGCAGCGGGCGGGTTACGCCACGGATCCGCAGTACGCCAGAAAACTGATTTCGATCATGCAAAAGCTGGGGTGA
- the flgG gene encoding flagellar basal-body rod protein FlgG — MNRSLYIAATGMNAQQAQMDVISNNLANVSTNGFKASRAVFEDLLYQTTRQPGANSTQQTDLPSGIQVGTGVQQVATERLYTQGNLQQTGNSKDVAINGQGFFQVLMPDGTNAYTRDGSFQTNAQGQLVTSSGYQVLPAITLPQNSTSLTIGSDGVVSVTQAGSSNSVQIGSLQVATFINPAGLEARGENLFVETTASGPPNVSQPGLNGAGSLNQGYVEASNVNVVQALVDMIQTQRAYEINSKAVTTSGQMLQTLTQMQA; from the coding sequence ATGAACCGCTCACTCTATATCGCCGCCACCGGGATGAATGCGCAGCAAGCGCAGATGGACGTGATCTCGAACAACCTGGCCAACGTCAGCACGAATGGCTTCAAGGCATCACGCGCGGTGTTCGAAGATTTGCTGTATCAAACCACGCGCCAGCCGGGGGCGAATTCGACCCAGCAAACCGATTTGCCTTCCGGTATTCAGGTTGGCACCGGGGTGCAGCAAGTGGCCACGGAGCGGCTGTATACCCAGGGCAACCTGCAGCAAACCGGCAATTCAAAAGATGTGGCGATCAACGGTCAGGGTTTTTTTCAGGTGTTGATGCCCGATGGAACCAATGCCTATACGCGCGATGGTTCGTTTCAGACGAACGCGCAAGGACAACTGGTCACGTCCAGCGGCTACCAGGTGCTGCCCGCGATTACGCTGCCGCAAAATTCAACGTCGCTGACGATTGGCAGCGATGGCGTGGTGTCGGTCACGCAGGCGGGATCGAGCAATAGCGTGCAGATTGGCTCGCTCCAGGTGGCGACGTTTATCAATCCGGCGGGTCTTGAAGCCCGGGGTGAAAACCTGTTCGTCGAAACCACCGCCTCGGGCCCTCCCAATGTGTCGCAGCCGGGTTTGAATGGCGCGGGTTCGCTGAATCAGGGCTATGTCGAAGCCTCGAATGTGAATGTGGTGCAGGCGCTGGTGGACATGATCCAGACTCAGCGCGCGTATGAGATCAACAGCAAGGCGGTGACGACATCAGGCCAGATGCTGCAAACGCTGACCCAGATGCAGGCTTGA
- the flgL gene encoding flagellar hook-associated protein FlgL, which yields MRMSTSEFFSLNVNSMSEQQSVLGQLYQQIATGVSLSTPSDNPLGAAQAVQLSMQGAALAQYSRNQDTVLASLQSEDTTLGEVSSVLQNINTLLVRAGDGSLNDGNRSAIATELQGLRNQLMTLANATDPQGNFLFAGFKTTAQPFSVDASGAVIYTGDTGSRDIQVSDTRQIASSDNGVTVFSGVAAVGTTSIPAGNPANTGNGAIGGVSTNNAGDPANAHAYLITFAGTAPAITYTVTDQSTGVVSAAQPYTSSAGITLGGQSVTISGTPAAGDSFTVTPATQAGTDVFANIDDIVSALQTPTGSAAAVANLTNALSSAMGKLKNTMNNVVTVQASVGGREQEVQALQTVTQASVLQTKSSLADLTTTNLTATISQYSLAQYALQAAQQGFMKIQGMSLFNYMGN from the coding sequence ATGCGTATGTCGACCAGTGAATTTTTCTCGCTCAACGTGAACTCGATGAGCGAGCAGCAAAGCGTTTTAGGGCAGCTGTATCAGCAGATTGCGACGGGGGTGAGCCTGAGTACGCCCTCGGATAACCCGCTTGGGGCAGCGCAGGCGGTACAGCTCAGCATGCAGGGGGCGGCGCTGGCGCAGTATTCGCGCAACCAGGACACGGTTCTCGCCTCGCTGCAAAGCGAAGACACCACGCTCGGCGAAGTCAGCAGCGTGCTGCAAAACATCAACACGCTACTGGTGCGGGCGGGAGATGGTTCGCTCAACGATGGCAACCGCAGTGCGATCGCAACCGAGCTGCAGGGGCTGCGCAACCAGTTGATGACGCTGGCCAATGCCACGGACCCTCAAGGCAACTTCCTGTTCGCGGGGTTCAAAACCACGGCCCAGCCGTTTTCCGTCGATGCCAGCGGCGCGGTGATTTATACCGGCGACACGGGCTCGCGCGATATTCAGGTATCTGACACCCGCCAGATCGCGTCGAGCGATAACGGTGTCACAGTGTTTAGCGGCGTCGCGGCGGTGGGCACCACGTCGATTCCGGCGGGCAATCCCGCCAATACCGGCAATGGTGCGATTGGCGGCGTGAGCACTAACAACGCGGGAGATCCCGCCAATGCGCATGCCTATCTGATTACGTTCGCGGGCACCGCACCCGCTATCACTTACACGGTGACCGATCAAAGCACGGGTGTTGTTAGCGCAGCGCAGCCTTATACCTCGAGCGCCGGCATCACGCTGGGCGGCCAGAGCGTGACGATCAGTGGCACACCTGCCGCGGGCGACAGCTTTACCGTGACGCCTGCCACCCAGGCCGGTACGGATGTCTTCGCCAATATCGATGACATCGTGTCCGCGCTGCAAACCCCGACGGGCAGTGCGGCAGCCGTGGCGAACCTGACCAATGCGTTAAGCAGCGCGATGGGCAAGCTGAAGAACACGATGAATAACGTGGTGACCGTCCAGGCCTCGGTGGGGGGCCGAGAGCAGGAAGTGCAGGCGCTTCAGACGGTGACGCAAGCCAGCGTCTTGCAGACTAAAAGCAGCCTCGCAGATCTCACGACCACCAACCTGACGGCGACGATCAGCCAATACTCGCTGGCGCAATACGCGTTGCAGGCCGCGCAGCAAGGCTTTATGAAAATTCAGGGCATGTCGCTGTTCAATTACATGGGAAATTAA
- the flgK gene encoding flagellar hook-associated protein FlgK — translation MPGDLFNIALSGLNAAQWGLTTTGQNISNAATPGYSVERPIFQETAGLYSGSGYMPQGVSVTTVQRQYSQYLTDQLNLAQTNSGASSTYYALIAQLNNLVGSPTAGISSAITGYFTGLQGVANDAGSQAARQTAISNAQTLANQINAAGQQYGQLRQTVNTQLSDTITQINSYSAQIAKLNEQIAAGSTGGQPPNQLLDQRDLAVSKLSQLTGVQVVQSGTSYNIFMSNGQTLVANEKSFNLGVATSESDPTELSVTYLGLAGANPAPAPQTLPDKLVTGGTLGGLLAFRRETLDPAQAQLGAIAVSFAAQVNAQNALGIDLSGNPGGALFTVGEPLVYASQKNTGGATLAASLSNPSQPPTSDYTLSYDGALYTLTDKASGKVIGTASDLTNPIGGMQFNVSGTMAAGDSFTIAPTRGALNGFGLATTNGSAIAAASPVLASAGATNSGSGTITAGSVTAGYALPSAPVKLTYDSATGQMTGFPPNSVVTIAGTPPTTITIDATGSTPVPYNPATGAALTINSATTPAPAGSMNGVSFTLSGRPANGDTFSIGANTGGGNDGRNAQAMSNLVNATVLNGGTSTLTGAYANYVNGIGNQTNLIQGTSKAQASLVTQITSAQQSVSGVNVNEEAGNLLKYQQLYQANSKVIQTTSTLFQTLLGIFQ, via the coding sequence ATGCCAGGCGACCTGTTCAATATTGCCCTTAGTGGTCTTAACGCAGCCCAGTGGGGCCTGACGACGACCGGCCAGAACATCAGCAATGCGGCAACGCCGGGTTACTCGGTGGAGCGTCCGATCTTTCAGGAAACGGCAGGCTTGTATAGCGGTTCGGGTTATATGCCGCAGGGCGTTTCGGTCACGACGGTGCAGCGCCAGTACAGCCAGTATTTGACCGATCAGTTGAACCTCGCGCAAACGAATAGTGGGGCATCGTCGACCTACTACGCGCTGATCGCTCAACTGAATAATCTGGTCGGCAGTCCGACCGCAGGGATCTCGAGCGCGATCACGGGTTATTTCACGGGCCTGCAAGGCGTGGCCAACGATGCGGGCAGCCAGGCCGCGCGTCAGACGGCGATTAGCAACGCACAAACACTCGCCAACCAGATCAATGCGGCGGGTCAGCAATACGGCCAGTTACGCCAGACCGTCAACACGCAGTTGAGTGACACGATCACGCAGATCAACAGCTACAGCGCGCAAATCGCCAAACTCAACGAACAGATCGCAGCTGGCAGCACCGGTGGCCAGCCGCCGAACCAGCTGCTTGACCAGCGCGATCTGGCGGTGTCGAAGCTGAGCCAGCTCACGGGTGTGCAAGTCGTGCAAAGCGGCACGAGCTACAACATTTTCATGAGCAACGGGCAAACGCTCGTTGCCAACGAAAAAAGCTTCAACCTGGGGGTGGCGACCTCGGAGTCTGATCCGACCGAGTTGTCCGTCACCTATCTTGGCCTCGCAGGCGCCAACCCCGCTCCCGCACCGCAGACGCTGCCCGACAAGCTTGTCACGGGGGGCACGCTTGGCGGGCTGTTGGCGTTTCGCCGTGAAACGCTCGATCCCGCGCAGGCGCAACTGGGTGCCATCGCCGTGAGTTTTGCGGCCCAGGTCAATGCGCAAAACGCATTGGGCATCGATTTGTCGGGCAATCCGGGTGGAGCGTTGTTCACGGTGGGCGAGCCGCTGGTGTATGCCAGCCAGAAAAACACCGGCGGGGCAACGCTGGCCGCGAGCCTGAGCAACCCTTCCCAGCCGCCGACGAGCGATTACACGTTGTCTTACGACGGCGCGTTATACACGCTCACGGACAAGGCCAGCGGCAAGGTGATCGGTACCGCGAGCGATTTGACCAACCCCATCGGCGGGATGCAGTTCAACGTGAGCGGCACGATGGCCGCAGGAGATTCGTTCACCATTGCCCCGACACGCGGCGCACTCAATGGTTTTGGGTTGGCCACCACGAACGGCTCGGCCATTGCCGCGGCTTCGCCGGTACTCGCCAGCGCGGGCGCAACCAATAGCGGCAGCGGCACGATCACGGCGGGCAGTGTGACGGCGGGTTATGCGCTCCCCTCGGCGCCGGTCAAGCTGACCTACGATTCGGCGACCGGGCAGATGACCGGTTTTCCGCCGAATTCGGTGGTGACGATTGCGGGCACCCCGCCTACGACCATCACGATCGACGCCACCGGCAGCACCCCTGTGCCCTATAACCCAGCCACGGGCGCGGCACTGACGATCAATAGCGCGACGACTCCTGCACCCGCAGGCTCGATGAATGGCGTGAGCTTCACGTTGAGCGGGCGCCCGGCGAATGGCGATACGTTCTCGATTGGCGCGAACACGGGCGGCGGCAACGACGGTCGTAATGCCCAGGCCATGTCGAACCTGGTCAATGCCACTGTGCTCAACGGTGGCACCTCGACCTTGACGGGCGCCTATGCCAATTACGTCAATGGGATCGGCAACCAGACCAACCTGATTCAAGGCACCAGCAAGGCCCAGGCTTCGCTCGTGACGCAAATCACCAGCGCCCAGCAATCGGTATCGGGCGTGAACGTGAATGAGGAAGCGGGGAACCTGTTGAAATACCAGCAGCTTTACCAGGCCAACAGCAAGGTGATTCAGACCACCTCCACGTTGTTTCAGACGTTGCTCGGCATCTTTCAGTGA
- the fliQ gene encoding flagellar biosynthesis protein FliQ has protein sequence MTPESVMTLAHEAMYVALLLAAPLLLVALVVGLVVSLFQAATQINETTLSFIPKLLALAVTMVLAGPWMLSTMLDYMRHMFTSVPGFAH, from the coding sequence ATGACACCCGAATCCGTCATGACCCTGGCCCACGAGGCGATGTATGTCGCCTTGTTGCTAGCCGCGCCGCTTTTGCTGGTCGCGCTGGTGGTCGGGCTCGTGGTGAGCCTCTTTCAGGCCGCAACGCAAATCAACGAAACCACGCTCTCGTTTATCCCGAAGCTACTGGCGCTCGCCGTCACCATGGTGCTGGCCGGGCCGTGGATGCTCTCGACCATGCTCGACTACATGCGCCATATGTTCACGAGCGTGCCCGGGTTCGCGCATTAA
- the fliR gene encoding flagellar biosynthetic protein FliR has product MFSVTYAQLNAWLSAFLWPFVRLLALVATAPLLGHRSIPARVKLGLAAFATLIVAPTLGPMPDVTVFSTAGVWILVNQVLLGAALGFAMHIVFAAIEAAGEIIGLGMGLGFATFFDTQANGSSAVLSRYLHTIGLLTFLTLDGHLQLISALIASFQSVPVSANLLGTAGWRTLAAAGGTIFSTGLLLALPVVTALLIANLALGILNRAAPQIGIFQIGFPLTMLVGLLLIQLMTPNMIPFFARMFESGIEHMGRIAASFS; this is encoded by the coding sequence ATGTTTTCGGTCACCTATGCCCAGCTCAATGCCTGGCTCAGCGCGTTTCTCTGGCCTTTCGTGCGCTTGCTGGCACTCGTCGCCACCGCACCGCTGCTTGGACACCGTTCCATCCCCGCACGCGTCAAGCTCGGGCTTGCGGCATTCGCCACGTTGATCGTCGCGCCCACGCTGGGGCCCATGCCCGACGTAACGGTTTTCTCCACGGCGGGGGTCTGGATTCTCGTCAACCAGGTCTTGCTGGGCGCAGCACTCGGTTTTGCCATGCACATCGTATTCGCGGCCATCGAAGCGGCTGGCGAAATCATCGGGTTGGGCATGGGTCTGGGCTTCGCCACGTTTTTCGATACCCAGGCGAATGGCTCAAGCGCGGTGCTCTCGCGCTATTTGCACACCATTGGGCTGCTCACGTTTTTAACGCTCGATGGACATTTGCAGCTCATTAGTGCGCTCATTGCTTCGTTTCAATCGGTGCCGGTATCCGCCAACCTGTTGGGCACGGCGGGTTGGCGCACGCTAGCCGCCGCAGGTGGGACGATTTTTTCAACGGGCTTGTTGCTGGCATTACCGGTGGTCACCGCATTGCTCATCGCCAACCTGGCGCTCGGCATTCTCAATCGTGCCGCGCCGCAAATCGGCATCTTTCAGATTGGCTTTCCTTTGACGATGCTCGTTGGGCTCCTGCTCATCCAGCTGATGACGCCCAATATGATTCCGTTTTTCGCCCGCATGTTTGAAAGCGGCATTGAGCATATGGGACGCATCGCGGCTAGCTTCAGCTGA
- the flgH gene encoding flagellar basal body L-ring protein FlgH: MSYFHSTAARIRPYFVQRLALSVLLAGLLGGCGLVPKEPIIQQPMTAAPPIPPQAQTPGSIYNPGYAGRPLFEDQRPRNIGDILTIVIAENVNATKSSGANTNRQGSTNLAVPTAGFLPGFFSRANLDATGANKFQANGGANASNTFNGTITVTVTNVLPNGNLVVSGEKQMLINQGNEFVRFSGVVNPNTISGVNSVYSTQVADAKIEYSAKGYIDESQNMGWLQRFFLNVSPW, encoded by the coding sequence ATGTCGTACTTTCATTCCACGGCAGCGCGCATCAGGCCGTATTTCGTCCAGCGGCTGGCGCTTTCCGTGCTGCTGGCGGGCCTGCTTGGCGGCTGTGGTCTCGTGCCGAAAGAGCCGATCATCCAGCAGCCGATGACCGCTGCGCCACCCATTCCGCCACAAGCCCAGACGCCTGGCTCGATTTACAACCCGGGCTACGCTGGGCGGCCGTTGTTCGAAGACCAGCGCCCGCGCAACATTGGCGACATCCTGACCATCGTCATTGCGGAAAACGTCAACGCGACCAAATCGTCGGGAGCCAATACCAATCGTCAGGGCAGCACCAATCTGGCCGTGCCGACAGCGGGTTTCCTGCCCGGTTTTTTTAGCCGGGCCAACCTCGATGCCACCGGCGCGAACAAGTTCCAGGCGAACGGTGGCGCGAATGCCTCCAATACATTTAACGGCACGATTACCGTCACCGTCACGAATGTCTTGCCGAATGGCAACCTCGTCGTGAGCGGTGAAAAGCAGATGCTGATTAATCAGGGTAATGAATTCGTGCGTTTTTCCGGAGTGGTCAATCCGAACACCATCTCCGGGGTCAACTCGGTGTATTCGACCCAGGTTGCTGACGCGAAGATCGAATATTCCGCCAAGGGTTACATCGACGAGAGCCAGAACATGGGCTGGTTGCAGCGTTTCTTTCTGAATGTGTCGCCATGGTGA